In Anomaloglossus baeobatrachus isolate aAnoBae1 chromosome 2, aAnoBae1.hap1, whole genome shotgun sequence, the DNA window ATTCATTtagtatttatcctgtatataccgtgtttttccaaaaataagacctcccctaaaaataagccctagtagggattttcagcattttcggaaaaaggcttaaatataagccctcccccgaaaataagcgctagttccggatcaataatgaagtgtccgtgcagctaaaaaaagttacaggtactgcaggacacttcattgtacacagcggcacccggcaattacactcaccagacgccgagcagcaggacctgcagtgatcacacacccgcacacatcagctctcacacacacacacacaatcagatcacacacacaccagatctcacacacaaacatcggatcgcacacacagtcagatcacacacacacaccagatctcacacacaaacatcggatcgcacacacaaacatcggatcacacgcaaacatcaaaacacacacacacacacacacacaaacatcggatcgcacacacatcggatcgcatacacactcacctcatccagtaacaccgatctcttctcgccgggagaatcctgagaggcagtgcggtgcagcgcgacgaacaggacctgcggcgggacacgtgacttgctctcattccctgctgccgtaagtgctggatgtgatgtgatgcgatgtgtgtgtgtgtgtgatctgctgtgtgtgtctgtgtgatctgctgtgtgtctgcaatcggctgtgtgtgtgtctgcgatcggctgtgtttttctgcgatcggctgtgtgtgtctgcgttcggatgtgtgtatctgtgatcggctgtgtgtgtctgtgatcggctgtgtgtatctgtgatcggctgtgtgtgcctgtgatcggatgtgtgtatctgtgatcggctgtgtgtgcctgcgatcggatgtgtgtttctgctgtgtatatctgcgatctgctgtgtgtgtgtgcctgtgatcggctgtgtgtgcctgtgatctgctgtgtgtgatctgctgtgtgtatctgtgatcggctgtgtgtatctgtgatcggctgtgtgtgcctgcgatctgctgtgtgtgatctgctgtgtatatctgtgatctgctgtgtgtgtgtttgtgtgatctgctgtgtgtgtgatctgctgtgtgtgtatgggatctgctgtgtgtcagcgtgtcagctagcagcagggtaggacggcgtgcagcaccgaccggagatcacaggaggacctggtgtgacgccttgggcaagccaggggtcacaggtcatcacaccaccacaccctacaccccagttaggaacacccaagctaccaaaatccttgttgccttcctgcaggggctggtgttcacaccagggggtgggccaggcggttggctccgcccaccgaggagttcacagccctggaggcgggaggaaccaggcagatgagtgttaggctatatgtccacggtagaatgtacctgcggcaaatccgcaccttatttttgacgcggatttgccgcggaattaccgcggattaccgcgaatttgccgcggattttgatgcagattttttttttcccccattctatacccaaaatccgcaccaaaatccgcaacaataattgacatgctgcagatttttccggatcaaaatccgcggcaaatccgccgcggaaaaatccgcagcatggacacagcatttccaaaatgccattgaaatggcttggaagtgccgctgctgcagatttttggtaaatccgcggcaaatccgcggcaaaatccgcggtaaatccgcagcgtgggcacatagccttagagtttagctcaggcagagcttgagtgaggaacagtggagttcagttagggaagtgaaggagtaaacagcggagtccagtgaagtgaagtggaaggaagtagtagtggagctaaagttaaaagctgaagtgacagaaaagtgagagtagtaaagcctgaagttggtccggctgtgtgccccggactgtgacagcaaggtcagcagacggcggtgagagtccgcaggggtgactgctcggaggttgctggaaggaccgcggacgggtagtggcccggcggtctggagcagtatacgaagaacagtcagcaccagggcagggcctttcggatcccggcaaggctaggagtcgccataatttgccaaatccgtcagtgaaggggacgtctgtctccaaacaaccaagtcccgattgaaggcaacagtccgaccattacagagagacaccgccaccgccagggcaccagtttctcagggccagcgcctgcgggcaaagtagggctcctccggcccatatccaagccggggagcgggttaccggtgggaacccatcgcaacaacatcgcatcaacttaggtgcaggacagagggaccgtcaccgtcacccacctaatcactgggccccgggatcaccaacccctacccacggaggggcaacacaacaactggctgctccataccatccttcccgggatccccatacagagcagcggtggtgtcaacaaatcaccacaaccgtgggtggcgtcacggacaataaccaatccccacacccaaaatcccctttcactcacgggcgaggagcgccgctagagtccccgggatccggcccatcgctcgagccaccgagcagcagcaggccgcagcagccggacccgagcagcagtgggagagcgcggcgtcccctcctccgcccgcgacactgggaaccacgcagacgtcctggtctggtgagtatgagtctcctgggaagtgggggggtttgcttttttggggggtaaacttacccccaatcgtttttctccaagaataagacctcctcaaaaaataagacctagtgcttttttgggggcaaaaaaaatataagacagtgtcttatttttggaaaaacacggtagttatcTACttctatcattattattattattatgttttttttattttttattaatatgcTAACATCAATAAACACAATTGTTCAGTTGTTATACCATATTTAGTAGATATAATGTATTTATTACATTCCAAGGCAGTTTTATTTATACAGTCTAACCTTTGTTTTACTTtgacattttttatattttctctTTCAGATATAGTACATCCATTTACATCTTGCTAATCAGTGCCACATTTAATATCCTAATGAGTAAATTTTCTTAAAACATCAACATTTTATGTAAAAAAACTGGTAAGATCATGTCAGAGTAATTTACTATTTCTTTTTATGCTATTCATATTTGagttaaaagggttttccactttCAGGAAAGTGGACCCCAAACACTCTGGAGTATCCAATATAACAAACAGAGCAGGTAATCACCCTTCTTGGGTCCATCGGCAGCTCCTTGGAACTGCTCAGATCATGGTTTTTGGCTACttacaataggtggcactagagtttaccTCCCTTAAACACCACtaaagcttctcatacagccagatcagatttcatactttgcactgacgaggggcaatcacctagaaacaccgtgtctgcaaattgaggttctgatctggcataaatcctaattcATATGACAAAGCTTGTTAAAGGGccatttttgacttttaggattgctacttccaatacggggcactagagtttgtctactttctccctgaagagacaatttgactgCAGTGAAGTCGTGTTGACAGAACACTTTACTGCTATATCTAATCACTGAGCTCTACGGCTTATTCCGAGGTGTAGAATGGTTAGGCTGGGTGACTACCTGTTCTACTTGTTATTTTAGGTATTTGAAAGCGTTAAGCGTCTACTTTCCTAAAATTGTGAAACCTCATTGATCTGTAACACTGATTAATTTTTTTGCCACATTTCCGTTTATGTTTCTTGTAGGTTTTTATTACTTGATTGGTGATTAGTCTTTTACAAATCTTTCAAAGTTCAACATTGTCCATTggtataaagctgggttcacactaaacgacagcgacaacgacgtcgctgttacgtcaccattttcggtgacgtaacagcgaccttgtaagtcgctgttatgatcgctgcttagctgtcaaacacagcagaagcagcgatcataacgtcgctgtgctacatgtgcagagagcagggagccgcgcttagcgctggctccttgctctcctgcagcacacatcgggttaattaacccgatgtgtgctgcagctacatgtcacagttcagagagcagggagccgcgcgcactgcttagcgctggctccttgctctccttgctacagtatacatcgggttaattacccgatgcatactgcagccacatgtcacagtgcagagagcagggagccgcgcacactgcttagcgctggctccttgctctcctagctacagtacacatcgggttaattacccgatgcatactgcagccacatgtcacagtgcaggagccggcactggcagcaagagcggcggaggctggtaaccagcgtaaacatcgggtaaccagggaaaggtcttcccttggttacccgatgtttacgctggttacagcttaccgcagctgccagtgccggctcctgctcgcttcatttcgtcgctctctcgctgtcacacacagcgatgtgtgtgtcacagcgggagagtgacgaccaaaaaatgaagctggacattcagcaacgaccggcgacctcacagcaggggccaggggggggggggggggggggggggggggggggggggggggggtcgttgctgaatgtcacacacagcgacagcgacgggacgtcgctgcaacgtcacagaaaatggtgacgtagcagcgacgtcgttgtcgttgtcgctgtgtgtgacaccagcttaacttctTATTCCTACTTTACTATCTCTATCCTACCCATCTGGTTAATTCAATGTAAATAATTGCAACTGACACTTCATGAGTCCTTGGGAAGATAGGAATAGGCTGGAGTTACATGATTAAAAGGTACCTATTGTTTTACTTATGTATATAGTTCTGGCTTCCTGATAAGTGCAATAGATCAGTGGGGGCCAAGTTCCTAGGCCCCCACAATAGCTAAGGATTTTCAGCATGTGAAATGTAATATTACAGCtcagatctcctggtctaacctcctgcatgattagaaagtgctAGGAGATTAACATAGAGTAGCATCTTTCTGATAAAGTCCCTGTGGGGGAAGGAACAGCACAGCTAAgtgtaaatatataaaaatataaacccTTGTATCAGCACTCCTACTCTCATATCCCTACTGCCTCTTCtatactgaccccccccccccactgccttTTTGGATATGAGCCACATTTATATATTTTGTGCTTTAAGCACCTTTTAAAAATGTGATTGCAGACACAGCTCCAGATAGGCAGTGTAAGCtaaggggcagtacagcagagctgacagtgctatGAGAGGAAGAGcgctgatagaagggtttgtaagtgacacagctaaactcagatgcactttctaatcatgcaggaggctgGGGTACCATTTTACAGCTATATCATTAAAATTCTATCTTACTTTATTGCTAATGATCTAACTTGTACATTTTTTTCCACTGCAGCTAGCCAAATGAATAATTGCAGTATTCATACAGCAagcacaaaattcatcctcacaggTTTGACTGATAACCATGACCTAGAGATCATTCTTTTTCTGGTGTTCCTGATACTTTACATTTTTGCTGTTCTTGGAAATGTAGGAATCATTGTAACTATTCAACTTGGAGCTAATTTGCAGACTCCAATGTATTTCTTTGTGAGTCAATTGGCTATGCTTGATCTTTTCTATACTTCTATTATAACTCCAAACACACTGGCCAACTTCACCCGGAGTATTAAATCAATGTCCATCAGTGGATGTGCCACACAGCTATTACTTTTTGGAGGTTCAGCAACCACAGAGAGTTATTTGTTGGCGGCCATGGCCTATGATCGGTTGGTAGCAATCCGCCAGCCTTTGCTTTATGTAACCATTATGTCTAATGCAGTATGTAGATTCTTGGTGGTCGCTTCATATTTTGCAGGTTTTTTGAACTCTTTAATCCACATAAGTTTTGTCTTTTCATTAAAATATTGGAAAGACAATGTGATTGACCATTTCTACTGTGATATTCCTCCACTCTTTAGATTAACATGTTCTGATACATTTCTGAACAAGATAGTAATCCTTCTTTTTGGAGGACTGACCTCTGTCATTTGTCTATCCACCATTCTGTATTCATATTTAAATATTCTGCTGACTATTCTAAGGATTAACTCCGCGATAGGAAGAAGAAAAGCCCTTTCCACCTGCACATCCCACCTGGCCTGTGTCACTATATTTTTCAGCACTTTGATGATCACATATCTCAGACCTCCATCAGAAAATCTGCAGATGAATGATAAACTCATTTCTGTTTTCTACACAATAGTCATTCCTACGATAAATCCAATCATTTACAGTTTAAGAAATACCGATGTCAAAACCACGGCAAGAAAAATTCTTAATAAGTATAAATTATTTTGGATTGAACTTTGTTCAGATCATGGTTAGTATCATGTAAAAgagtaaaagggaatctgtcagcaggtttttgctacttcattgagagcagcatgatgtaggcaaagagattctgaaagtaACCATGTTTATCTATAGGGTGCAGCCACACCTTGTAATTGGAGTCACAATATTTAATTACAATGGTTGTCTCGGAAAAAATAAATATTGTA includes these proteins:
- the LOC142289960 gene encoding olfactory receptor 5AP2-like — translated: MFGSVPEGSESNEAEHRGKSSQEASEKTRQLTEKNVEDEFCQSPSISQSSSTSVLRAMRTGCTQMAYKFQYYHRYSTSIYILLISATFNILMTSQMNNCSIHTASTKFILTGLTDNHDLEIILFLVFLILYIFAVLGNVGIIVTIQLGANLQTPMYFFVSQLAMLDLFYTSIITPNTLANFTRSIKSMSISGCATQLLLFGGSATTESYLLAAMAYDRLVAIRQPLLYVTIMSNAVCRFLVVASYFAGFLNSLIHISFVFSLKYWKDNVIDHFYCDIPPLFRLTCSDTFLNKIVILLFGGLTSVICLSTILYSYLNILLTILRINSAIGRRKALSTCTSHLACVTIFFSTLMITYLRPPSENLQMNDKLISVFYTIVIPTINPIIYSLRNTDVKTTARKILNKYKLFWIELCSDHG